In the Octopus bimaculoides isolate UCB-OBI-ISO-001 chromosome 18, ASM119413v2, whole genome shotgun sequence genome, one interval contains:
- the LOC128249787 gene encoding uncharacterized protein LOC128249787 isoform X1 — protein MYFTRIHSMKYLLPTYILFLGFATSEFCIDSANQLCPLALEKYPLKQPDTNFCKRLDVFQHCFDAIFPNCNDYFHNVHAIRCKGCSKEYIGLYKTLKKNFGRSVESVVLNFQ, from the exons ATGTATTTTACAAGAATACACAGCATGAAGTATTTGCTACCAacctatattttatttcttg GATTTGCGACATCGGAATTCTGCATTGATTCAGCAAACCAATTATGTCCGCTTGCCCTGGAAAAATATCCTTTAAAGCAGCCAGATACGAATTtctgcaa aCGTTTGGATGTGTTTCAGCACTGTTTTGATGCCATATTCCCGAATTGTAACGATTACTTTCATAATGTGCACGCGATAAGATGCAAAG GGTGTTCAAAAGAATATATtggactttacaagactttaaaaaaaaactttggaagaagtgttgaaagtgtcgtccttaattttcaataa
- the LOC128249787 gene encoding uncharacterized protein LOC128249787 isoform X2, whose protein sequence is MYFTRIHSMKYLLPTYILFLGFATSEFCIDSANQLCPLALEKYPLKQPDTNFCKRLDVFQHCFDAIFPNCNDYFHNVHAIRCKGQKPYNPDS, encoded by the exons ATGTATTTTACAAGAATACACAGCATGAAGTATTTGCTACCAacctatattttatttcttg GATTTGCGACATCGGAATTCTGCATTGATTCAGCAAACCAATTATGTCCGCTTGCCCTGGAAAAATATCCTTTAAAGCAGCCAGATACGAATTtctgcaa aCGTTTGGATGTGTTTCAGCACTGTTTTGATGCCATATTCCCGAATTGTAACGATTACTTTCATAATGTGCACGCGATAAGATGCAAAG GTCAGAAACCATACAACCCTGATTCCTAA
- the LOC128249789 gene encoding uncharacterized protein LOC128249789: MMKTLILISILFAGVTAKEFCIEMSEALCPTALKVYPVLNPDVDHCKRLVLLEKCHFFLSKRCTSYFFNIYMKTCKSTTAESAQNGDRQIFIKSLNASFLLILMQIL; the protein is encoded by the exons ATGATGAAAACACTTATATTAATATCTATTCTCTTTGCAG gtGTTACGGCAAAAGAGTTTTGCATAGAAATGAGTGAAGCCTTATGCCCTACAGCTCTGAAAGTGTATCCCGTACTTAATCCTGATGTGGACCACTGCAA ACGCTTGGTTCTATTAGAAAAATGTCATTTTTTCCTGTCGAAAAGGTGTACAtcatatttcttcaatatatatatgaagacgtGCAAAA GTACTACAGCGGAATCGGCACAGAACGGTGATCGTCAGATCTTCATTAAAAGCCTAAACGCCTCATTTCTTCTTATACTTATGCAAATATTGTGA